A single region of the Streptomyces sp. NBC_00425 genome encodes:
- a CDS encoding putative bifunctional diguanylate cyclase/phosphodiesterase, with amino-acid sequence MEPTESAAPESWLRRRRVAGVRWGNWWAGRSERRPAAETYVPHTTPRSVLDAGGFAAPHPGAPGAQTDRQPVWPTLPASVVGAAALVLGAGISRAYTDHHALFPSGTTGWALAVLAGVVVGHLVLLGRARWWGGTGSGGALTLAVLLLYGWVPAGMVSLTVVVLVGIARRHRWRQGVLHGAVDILGIGAGALLLAACGRIPSVERPWTPGSWTVYTGPQVVLVAVAYLAVTRVLLWYLHTPRLGGLPTVARTALVRQGLVAVALLGIAPLICVVAVAKPILLPLFAIPLIALDSTLWMARARAEEQLRDPLTGLPNRQWLLERIWTALDDAERIGARSALMLIDLDRFRSVNDTLGHLAGDRLLLQIAERLKLALPRGAEVARLGGDEFAVLLPVADSTTSATRVARRLVSDLSSPLDLDGLTLVLEASAGVAVYPEHALDAEGMLRRADVAMYQAKRDRTGVEVYESKRDSNTPDRLGLLGDLRRALDAHEVQLHYQPKVRFDGQVAGLEALVRWVHPERGKVPPDEFIAIAESSGLMPHLTEYVLDTALAQVARWRAQGLFVPVAVNVSPRDVHTPGFAGSVAARLARHGVPAGALQLEITEHVLLEDPQRAADTLNGLTGHGVKMSLDDFGTGYSSLVHLRRLPVSELKIDRSFVARLAVDAEDAEIVRCTVDLAHSLGLLVVAEGVEDDETWERLRDLGCDAVQGWLVAAAMPADETTAWLRARGSRGWQRPRAALPAAAADE; translated from the coding sequence ATGGAACCGACCGAGAGCGCCGCCCCGGAGTCATGGCTGCGCCGGCGCCGGGTAGCCGGCGTCCGGTGGGGGAACTGGTGGGCGGGGCGCTCCGAACGACGGCCGGCCGCGGAGACGTACGTGCCGCACACCACGCCGCGGTCCGTGCTCGACGCCGGCGGCTTCGCCGCTCCGCACCCCGGGGCGCCCGGCGCGCAGACCGACCGGCAGCCGGTCTGGCCCACACTGCCCGCGTCGGTCGTCGGGGCGGCCGCGCTCGTCCTGGGCGCCGGGATCTCCCGCGCCTACACCGACCACCACGCCCTCTTCCCGTCCGGCACGACCGGCTGGGCGCTGGCCGTCCTCGCCGGCGTCGTCGTCGGCCACCTGGTCCTCCTCGGCCGGGCCCGGTGGTGGGGCGGCACCGGTTCCGGCGGCGCCCTCACCCTCGCCGTCCTGCTGCTGTACGGGTGGGTGCCCGCCGGCATGGTCAGCCTCACCGTCGTCGTCCTGGTCGGCATAGCCCGGCGCCACCGCTGGCGGCAGGGCGTCCTGCACGGCGCGGTGGACATCCTCGGCATCGGCGCGGGCGCCCTGCTGCTGGCCGCCTGCGGACGGATACCGTCCGTGGAACGCCCCTGGACTCCCGGCAGTTGGACGGTCTACACCGGCCCGCAGGTGGTGCTGGTGGCCGTCGCCTACCTCGCCGTCACCCGTGTCCTGCTCTGGTACCTGCACACCCCCCGCCTCGGCGGGCTACCCACCGTCGCCCGGACGGCCCTGGTCCGACAGGGCCTGGTCGCGGTGGCCCTGCTCGGCATCGCACCGCTGATCTGTGTGGTGGCCGTGGCCAAGCCGATCCTGCTGCCGCTGTTCGCCATCCCCCTCATCGCCCTCGACTCCACGCTGTGGATGGCCCGCGCCCGAGCCGAGGAGCAGCTGCGCGACCCGCTGACCGGCCTGCCCAACCGTCAGTGGCTCCTGGAGCGCATCTGGACCGCCCTGGACGACGCCGAGCGCATCGGCGCCCGGTCCGCCCTGATGCTGATCGACCTCGACCGCTTCCGCTCGGTCAACGACACCCTCGGACACCTCGCCGGGGACCGGCTGCTGCTGCAGATAGCCGAGCGGCTGAAGCTCGCCCTCCCGCGCGGAGCGGAGGTCGCCCGGCTCGGCGGGGACGAGTTCGCCGTCTTACTGCCCGTCGCCGACTCCACGACCTCGGCGACCCGGGTCGCCCGCAGACTGGTGTCCGACCTCAGCTCGCCGCTCGACCTCGACGGACTCACGCTCGTCCTGGAGGCCAGCGCGGGCGTCGCCGTCTACCCCGAGCACGCGCTCGACGCCGAGGGCATGCTGCGCCGGGCCGACGTGGCGATGTACCAGGCCAAGCGGGACCGCACGGGCGTCGAGGTGTACGAGTCCAAACGCGACTCCAACACCCCCGACCGGCTCGGCCTGCTGGGCGACCTGCGGCGCGCGCTCGACGCGCACGAGGTGCAGCTGCACTACCAGCCGAAGGTCCGCTTCGACGGACAGGTGGCCGGGCTGGAGGCCCTGGTCCGCTGGGTGCACCCGGAGCGCGGGAAGGTTCCGCCGGACGAGTTCATAGCGATCGCCGAGTCGTCCGGGCTGATGCCGCACCTCACCGAGTACGTGCTGGACACGGCGCTCGCCCAGGTCGCCCGGTGGCGAGCCCAGGGACTGTTCGTGCCGGTCGCGGTCAACGTCTCCCCGCGCGACGTCCACACCCCGGGTTTCGCGGGATCGGTCGCGGCGCGTCTCGCCCGGCACGGAGTGCCCGCGGGAGCGCTCCAACTGGAGATCACCGAACACGTCCTCCTGGAGGACCCGCAGCGCGCCGCCGACACCCTCAACGGACTGACCGGCCACGGCGTGAAGATGTCCCTCGACGACTTCGGCACCGGCTACTCCTCCCTGGTGCACCTGCGCCGGCTGCCGGTGAGCGAGCTGAAGATCGACCGCTCCTTCGTGGCGCGGCTGGCCGTCGACGCCGAGGACGCGGAGATCGTGCGCTGCACGGTCGACCTCGCGCATTCCCTGGGGCTCCTGGTCGTCGCCGAGGGCGTCGAGGACGACGAGACCTGGGAACGCCTGCGCGACCTGGGCTGCGACGCCGTCCAGGGCTGGCTGGTGGCGGCCGCCATGCCGGCGGACGAGACGACGGCGTGGCTGCGGGCCAGGGGCTCGCGCGGCTGGCAGCGCCCGCGGGCGGCGTTGCCGGCGGCAGCCGCCGACGAGTAG
- the gatB gene encoding Asp-tRNA(Asn)/Glu-tRNA(Gln) amidotransferase subunit GatB: MTTTTDLVSYEDALASYDPVMGLEVHVELGTKTKMFCGCSTELGAEPNSQTCPTCLGMPGALPVVNAIGIESAIRIGLALNCEIAEWCRFARKNYFYPDMPKNFQTSQYDEPIAFDGYLDVQLEDGETFRVQIERAHMEEDTGKSLHVGGATGRIHGASHSLLDYNRAGIPLIEIVTKPIEGAGERAPEVARAYVRELRELIKALGVSEARMEQGQMRCDVNLSLRPHGREKFGTRSETKNVNSLRSVERAARFEIQRHAAVLNGGGTIIQETRHFHEDTGSTTSGRVKEEAEDYRYFPEPDLVPVAPSREWVEEIRAGLPELPLARRNRLVAEWDISANDMQSILNAGALDLIVATIDAGADSASARKWWMGELARSANESGVPLDELAITPVQVARVAELVLKGDLNDKLARQVIEGVLAGEGGPDEVVDKRGLKVVSDDSALGTAVDEAIAGNPGIADKIRGGKVAAAGALVGAVMKATRGQADAARVKELILEKLGVSEG, translated from the coding sequence GTGACCACCACGACCGACCTGGTGTCGTACGAGGACGCGCTGGCGTCGTACGACCCCGTCATGGGCCTCGAGGTCCATGTCGAACTCGGCACCAAGACGAAGATGTTCTGCGGGTGCTCGACCGAGCTGGGCGCAGAGCCCAACTCGCAGACGTGCCCCACCTGCCTCGGCATGCCCGGCGCGCTTCCGGTCGTCAACGCGATCGGCATCGAGTCCGCGATCAGGATCGGTCTCGCGCTGAACTGCGAGATCGCCGAGTGGTGCCGTTTCGCCCGGAAGAACTACTTCTATCCGGACATGCCGAAGAACTTCCAGACCTCCCAGTACGACGAGCCGATCGCCTTCGACGGCTACCTCGACGTACAGCTGGAGGACGGCGAGACCTTCCGGGTGCAGATCGAGCGCGCCCACATGGAGGAGGACACCGGCAAGTCGCTGCACGTCGGCGGCGCCACCGGCCGTATCCACGGCGCGTCCCACTCCCTGCTCGACTACAACCGCGCGGGCATCCCGCTCATCGAGATCGTCACCAAGCCGATCGAGGGAGCGGGCGAGCGCGCCCCCGAGGTCGCGCGGGCGTACGTCCGTGAGCTGCGCGAGCTCATCAAGGCGCTCGGCGTCTCCGAGGCCCGTATGGAGCAGGGCCAGATGCGCTGCGACGTGAACCTGTCGCTGCGTCCGCACGGCCGGGAGAAGTTCGGCACCCGGTCCGAGACGAAGAACGTGAACTCGCTGCGGTCCGTCGAGCGCGCGGCCCGCTTCGAGATCCAGCGGCACGCGGCCGTGCTGAACGGCGGCGGCACGATCATCCAGGAGACCCGCCACTTCCACGAGGACACCGGGTCGACGACCTCGGGCCGCGTGAAGGAGGAGGCCGAGGACTACCGGTACTTCCCGGAGCCCGACCTGGTCCCGGTCGCCCCGTCCCGCGAGTGGGTCGAGGAGATCCGCGCCGGTCTGCCGGAGCTGCCGCTGGCCCGGCGCAACCGGCTGGTCGCCGAGTGGGACATCTCCGCCAACGACATGCAGTCGATCCTGAACGCCGGCGCGCTGGACCTGATCGTCGCCACGATCGACGCCGGCGCCGACTCGGCCTCCGCCCGCAAGTGGTGGATGGGCGAACTGGCCCGCAGCGCCAACGAGTCGGGCGTCCCGCTCGACGAGCTGGCCATCACACCGGTGCAGGTCGCGCGGGTCGCCGAGCTGGTGCTCAAGGGCGACCTGAACGACAAGCTGGCCCGCCAGGTCATCGAGGGCGTCCTCGCGGGCGAGGGCGGCCCGGACGAGGTCGTCGACAAGCGCGGGCTGAAGGTCGTCTCCGACGACTCCGCGCTGGGCACGGCCGTCGACGAGGCCATCGCGGGCAACCCGGGCATCGCCGACAAGATCCGCGGCGGCAAGGTCGCGGCGGCCGGAGCGCTGGTCGGCGCGGTGATGAAGGCCACGCGCGGCCAGGCCGACGCGGCCCGCGTCAAGGAGCTGATCCTGGAGAAGCTGGGCGTCAGCGAGGGCTGA
- the gatC gene encoding Asp-tRNA(Asn)/Glu-tRNA(Gln) amidotransferase subunit GatC, which yields MPGITREEVAHLARLARLELKPEELEHFAGQLDDIIGAVARVSEVADQDVPPTSHPLPLTNVMRADEVRPSLTPEQALSGAPAQEQQRFKVPQILGED from the coding sequence ATGCCTGGCATCACGCGCGAGGAGGTCGCCCACCTCGCCCGGCTGGCGCGTCTGGAGCTGAAGCCCGAAGAGCTCGAGCACTTCGCGGGACAGCTGGACGACATCATCGGCGCGGTCGCCCGCGTCAGCGAGGTCGCCGACCAAGACGTACCGCCGACCTCGCACCCGCTCCCGCTGACGAACGTCATGCGGGCGGACGAGGTCCGTCCGTCGCTCACCCCCGAGCAGGCGCTCTCCGGCGCCCCGGCCCAGGAGCAGCAGCGTTTCAAGGTGCCGCAGATCCTGGGGGAGGACTAA
- the gatA gene encoding Asp-tRNA(Asn)/Glu-tRNA(Gln) amidotransferase subunit GatA yields MTDNVTIIRLTAAETAAKIASGELTAVQVTEAHLARIEAVDEKVHAFLHVDREGALAQARAVDEKRERGEKLGPLAGVPLALKDIFTTEGIPTTVGSKILEGWIPPYDATVTKRLKAADVVILGKTNMDEFAMGSSTENSAYGPTGNPWDLTKIPGGSGGGSSAALASFQAPLAIGTDTGGSIRQPAAVTGTVGVKPTYGAVSRYGMVAFSSSLDQGGPCARTVLDAALLHEVIAGHDPLDSTSIDAPVPPVVEAARNGSVDGMRVGVVKQFRGEGYQAGVIQRFDESVALLKELGAEIVELDCPSFDLALSAYYLIAPSECSSNLARFDGLRYGLRTGDDGTHSAEEVTSLTREAGFGPEVKRRIMLGTYALSSGYYDAYYGSAQKVRTLITRDFEKAFEQVDVIVSPTTPTTAFAIGERADDPMAMYLADLCTIPTNLAGNSAMSLPCGLAPEDNLPVGLQIIAPALKDDRLYKVGAAVEAAFVERWGHPLLEEAPSL; encoded by the coding sequence ATGACGGACAACGTCACCATCATCAGGCTCACCGCCGCCGAGACCGCCGCGAAGATCGCCTCCGGCGAGCTCACGGCCGTCCAGGTCACCGAGGCCCACCTGGCCCGTATCGAGGCCGTCGACGAGAAGGTCCACGCCTTCCTGCACGTCGACCGCGAGGGCGCTCTCGCGCAGGCCCGCGCCGTCGACGAGAAGCGGGAGCGGGGCGAGAAGCTCGGCCCGCTGGCCGGCGTCCCGCTCGCGCTCAAGGACATCTTCACCACCGAGGGCATCCCGACGACCGTCGGCTCGAAGATCCTCGAGGGCTGGATCCCGCCGTACGACGCGACCGTCACCAAGCGGCTGAAGGCCGCCGACGTGGTCATCCTCGGCAAGACCAACATGGACGAGTTCGCCATGGGGTCCTCCACCGAGAACAGCGCCTACGGCCCGACCGGCAACCCCTGGGACCTCACCAAGATCCCCGGAGGCTCCGGCGGCGGTTCGTCCGCCGCGCTCGCCTCCTTCCAGGCGCCGCTCGCCATCGGCACCGACACCGGCGGTTCCATCCGCCAGCCGGCCGCCGTCACCGGCACGGTCGGCGTGAAGCCGACGTACGGCGCGGTCTCCCGTTACGGCATGGTCGCCTTCTCGTCCTCCCTCGACCAGGGCGGCCCCTGCGCCCGCACGGTCCTGGACGCGGCGCTGCTGCACGAGGTCATCGCCGGGCACGACCCGCTGGACTCCACGTCCATCGACGCGCCCGTCCCGCCGGTCGTCGAGGCCGCCCGCAACGGCAGCGTCGACGGCATGCGCGTCGGCGTCGTCAAGCAGTTCCGCGGCGAGGGCTACCAGGCCGGCGTCATCCAGCGGTTCGACGAGTCGGTCGCGCTGCTGAAGGAGCTGGGCGCCGAGATCGTCGAGCTGGACTGCCCGTCCTTCGACCTCGCGCTGTCGGCGTACTACCTGATCGCGCCGTCCGAGTGCTCGTCCAACCTCGCCCGCTTCGACGGCCTGCGCTACGGCCTGCGCACCGGCGACGACGGCACCCACTCGGCGGAGGAGGTCACCTCCCTCACCCGTGAGGCGGGCTTCGGCCCCGAGGTCAAGCGCCGCATCATGCTCGGCACGTACGCCCTGAGCTCCGGCTACTACGACGCGTACTACGGCTCGGCGCAGAAGGTCCGCACGCTCATCACGCGGGACTTCGAGAAGGCCTTCGAGCAGGTCGACGTGATCGTGTCGCCCACGACGCCGACCACCGCCTTCGCGATCGGCGAGCGCGCCGACGACCCGATGGCGATGTACCTGGCCGACCTGTGCACCATCCCGACCAACCTCGCGGGCAACTCGGCCATGTCGCTGCCCTGCGGCCTCGCCCCGGAGGACAACCTCCCGGTCGGTCTGCAGATCATCGCCCCGGCGCTGAAGGACGACCGGCTGTACAAGGTCGGCGCCGCGGTCGAGGCCGCCTTCGTGGAAAGGTGGGGTCACCCGCTTCTCGAGGAGGCTCCGTCGCTGTGA
- a CDS encoding MMPL family transporter codes for MAALARWCVRNRLLVVLLWLLALGGTATAAAVAGAAYSNDYEVPGTESGRATQLLAEGFPDLGGDSDTVVWHTTAGSVSASDVEQTMTRTLEKIAGLPGVASVVGPYGDQGTAQISRDGHTAYATVTFEDRAEDVDEGEAQAVVHTAKAAESDGLQVELGGSAIALTESSGGHLSEVVGVVVAAVVLFLAFGSLAASALPIATALVGVGTAYAGIVLLGHAMTVADFAPMLGMLIGLGVGIDYALFIVTRHRRGLKRGLPVAEAAANAVTTTGRAVVFAGATVCIALLGMLILRLSFLNGVAIAASLTVVLTVAASVTLLPALLSLIGMRALSRRERRRLTEHGPQPELPTGLAARWSAFVERHPKLLGALALVVIGVLALPTFSLRLGTSDQGNGPETATTRQAYDLLAGGASRSGAAGSGGGFGPGVNGPLTLVTRVGGAEDRLALDNLDTALRTTEGVASVTPVTFASDGRTAYLTVVPESAPQSQHTSELVDRLRTEVLPRAEAGTSLDVQVGGVTAGYDDFADVIVDKLPLFVGVVIGLGCLLLLLAFRSVGIPLKAAVMNVAAVAAAFGVVVAVFQWGWGSELLGLGRAGPIEPFLPVIMVSVLFGLSMDYQVFLVSRMYEEWLETGDNRRAVRVGLAETSRVINSAAVIMISVFLAFVLSGDRVIAMFGIALAAAVALDAFVLRTLLVPALMHLLGGANWWLPRALDRRLPRISIEPPECRAAHERLAGAMEELEREPRPDVRDIAG; via the coding sequence GTGGCAGCCCTCGCGCGTTGGTGTGTCCGCAACCGCCTGCTGGTGGTCCTGCTCTGGCTTCTCGCCCTGGGCGGCACGGCCACCGCGGCCGCCGTCGCCGGCGCCGCGTACTCCAACGACTACGAGGTCCCCGGCACCGAGTCCGGCCGCGCCACCCAGCTGCTCGCCGAGGGCTTCCCGGACCTCGGCGGCGACAGCGACACCGTCGTCTGGCACACCACGGCCGGCTCCGTGAGCGCCTCCGACGTCGAACAGACCATGACCCGGACGCTGGAGAAGATCGCCGGCCTGCCCGGCGTGGCCTCCGTCGTCGGCCCCTACGGCGACCAGGGCACGGCGCAGATCAGCAGGGACGGGCACACCGCCTACGCGACCGTCACCTTCGAGGACCGCGCCGAGGACGTCGACGAGGGCGAGGCACAGGCCGTCGTCCACACCGCCAAGGCCGCCGAGAGCGACGGTCTCCAGGTGGAGCTGGGCGGCAGCGCCATCGCGCTCACCGAGTCCTCCGGCGGGCATCTCTCCGAGGTGGTCGGCGTGGTGGTGGCCGCGGTCGTGCTGTTCCTCGCCTTCGGCTCGCTCGCCGCCTCGGCCCTGCCCATCGCCACCGCCCTGGTCGGCGTCGGCACCGCCTACGCCGGGATCGTGCTGCTCGGGCACGCCATGACGGTCGCCGACTTCGCGCCCATGCTCGGCATGCTCATCGGGCTGGGCGTGGGCATCGACTACGCGCTGTTCATCGTGACCCGGCACCGGCGCGGGCTCAAACGCGGGCTGCCGGTCGCCGAGGCCGCCGCGAACGCCGTCACCACCACCGGTCGCGCGGTCGTCTTCGCGGGCGCCACCGTGTGCATCGCCCTGCTCGGCATGCTGATCCTGCGCCTGAGCTTCCTCAACGGTGTCGCGATCGCCGCCTCGCTCACCGTCGTCCTCACGGTCGCGGCCTCCGTGACGCTGCTGCCCGCCCTGCTGTCCCTCATCGGCATGCGCGCCCTCAGCCGCCGCGAACGCCGCCGCCTCACCGAGCACGGGCCTCAGCCGGAGCTGCCGACCGGGCTCGCCGCCCGCTGGTCGGCGTTCGTGGAGCGCCACCCCAAACTCCTCGGGGCGCTCGCCCTGGTCGTCATCGGCGTCCTCGCCCTGCCCACTTTCTCGCTCCGCCTCGGGACCTCCGACCAGGGCAACGGCCCGGAAACGGCCACCACCCGCCAGGCCTACGACCTCCTCGCCGGGGGAGCCTCCCGCTCGGGCGCGGCCGGCAGCGGGGGAGGTTTCGGCCCGGGCGTCAACGGCCCGCTGACCCTGGTGACCCGCGTCGGCGGCGCCGAGGACCGGCTCGCCCTGGACAACCTCGACACCGCCCTGCGCACCACCGAGGGCGTGGCGTCGGTGACGCCGGTGACCTTCGCGTCCGACGGCCGCACCGCGTACCTGACCGTGGTCCCGGAGTCCGCCCCGCAGTCGCAGCACACCAGCGAACTCGTCGACCGGCTGCGCACCGAGGTGCTGCCCCGCGCCGAGGCAGGCACCTCCCTCGACGTGCAGGTCGGCGGCGTCACGGCCGGCTACGACGACTTCGCGGACGTCATCGTCGACAAACTGCCGCTCTTCGTGGGCGTCGTCATCGGCCTGGGCTGCCTGCTGCTCCTGCTCGCGTTCCGGTCCGTGGGCATACCGCTGAAGGCCGCCGTCATGAACGTGGCCGCCGTCGCCGCCGCCTTCGGGGTCGTCGTGGCCGTCTTCCAGTGGGGCTGGGGCAGCGAACTGCTGGGACTCGGCCGCGCCGGGCCCATCGAGCCCTTCCTCCCCGTGATCATGGTGTCGGTGCTCTTCGGCCTCTCCATGGACTACCAGGTCTTCCTGGTCAGCCGGATGTACGAGGAGTGGCTGGAGACCGGCGACAACCGGCGCGCGGTCCGCGTCGGCCTCGCCGAGACCAGCCGGGTCATCAACTCGGCCGCGGTCATCATGATCTCGGTCTTCCTCGCCTTCGTGCTCAGCGGCGACCGGGTGATCGCCATGTTCGGCATCGCGCTCGCCGCCGCCGTCGCCCTCGACGCCTTCGTCCTGCGCACCCTCCTCGTCCCCGCGCTCATGCACCTGCTCGGCGGCGCCAACTGGTGGCTGCCCCGCGCACTCGACCGGCGCCTGCCGCGGATCAGCATCGAACCGCCCGAGTGCCGGGCCGCCCATGAGAGGCTCGCCGGGGCAATGGAGGAACTCGAGAGGGAGCCGCGGCCGGATGTACGCGATATCGCTGGGTGA